In one window of Streptomyces roseofulvus DNA:
- a CDS encoding helix-turn-helix transcriptional regulator yields MAPGHVAYGLRAQYGLFVTPDTVAAWERGTLTPSEQELTALAGVLWCSPADLIAVASTLREHRVARGLSVEDLARQVGVAAHAYRRMEDEGSWKGTERQTAALAQVLGLGPRALITATGGDGRLAELLRDAATTRWQAYVKPAVRMLPLPRRVLEPALARLHAEYHAHMAATSSWGASGATGDEGRAYLEAITDHFWAAVGH; encoded by the coding sequence ATGGCACCGGGCCATGTCGCGTACGGCCTGCGCGCCCAGTACGGCCTCTTCGTCACGCCCGACACCGTCGCCGCCTGGGAGCGCGGCACCCTCACGCCGAGCGAACAGGAGCTGACCGCGCTCGCGGGCGTCCTGTGGTGCTCGCCCGCCGATCTGATCGCCGTCGCCTCCACCCTGCGGGAGCACCGGGTGGCCCGCGGGCTCTCCGTGGAGGACCTCGCCCGGCAGGTGGGCGTCGCCGCGCACGCGTACCGCCGGATGGAGGACGAGGGCAGCTGGAAGGGCACCGAGCGGCAGACGGCCGCGCTCGCCCAGGTGCTCGGCCTCGGCCCGCGGGCGCTGATCACGGCCACCGGCGGCGACGGCCGCCTCGCGGAGCTGCTGCGGGACGCGGCGACGACCCGCTGGCAGGCGTACGTGAAACCGGCCGTCCGGATGCTGCCGCTGCCCCGGCGGGTGCTGGAGCCCGCGCTCGCGCGGCTGCACGCCGAGTACCACGCCCACATGGCGGCGACGTCCAGCTGGGGCGCCTCCGGGGCGACCGGCGACGAGGGCCGGGCCTATCTGGAGGCGATCACCGACCACTTCTGGGCGGCGGTGGGGCACTAG
- a CDS encoding response regulator: MSGPQEIRVLVVEDDPVAADAHALYAGRVEGFRVVGVAHSRAAAVRLLDRMPVDLILLDLYLPDGYGLALLRALRAAGHGADVIAVTSARDLAVVREGVSLGVVQYVLKPFAFATLRDRLTRYAEFRGAAGEASGQDEVDRALAALRAPRPATLPKGLSGPTLESVTRSLREAPAGLTAAEAGAAVGISRITARRYLEHLVTEGRAVRAPQYGQIGRPELQYRWRADTR; the protein is encoded by the coding sequence GTGAGCGGGCCGCAGGAGATCCGGGTGCTCGTGGTCGAGGACGATCCGGTCGCCGCCGACGCGCACGCGCTGTACGCGGGCCGGGTGGAGGGCTTCCGGGTGGTCGGGGTGGCGCACTCGCGGGCGGCGGCGGTGCGGCTGCTCGACCGGATGCCCGTCGACCTGATCCTGCTCGACCTCTACCTGCCGGACGGCTACGGGCTCGCCCTGCTGCGGGCGCTGCGGGCCGCCGGGCACGGGGCGGACGTCATCGCGGTGACCTCGGCGCGCGATCTGGCCGTGGTGCGCGAGGGGGTCTCCCTCGGGGTGGTCCAGTACGTGCTCAAGCCCTTCGCCTTCGCCACCCTGCGGGACCGGCTGACCCGGTACGCCGAGTTCCGGGGCGCGGCCGGCGAGGCGTCCGGGCAGGACGAGGTCGACCGGGCGCTCGCGGCGCTGCGCGCCCCGCGGCCGGCGACCCTGCCGAAGGGGCTGAGCGGTCCGACCCTGGAGTCGGTCACCCGCTCGCTGCGCGAGGCGCCGGCCGGGCTGACCGCCGCGGAGGCGGGCGCGGCGGTGGGCATCTCGCGGATCACCGCCCGCCGCTACCTGGAGCACCTGGTCACCGAGGGCCGCGCGGTCCGCGCGCCCCAGTACGGCCAGATCGGCCGCCCGGAACTCCAGTACCGCTGGCGCGCCGACACCCGCTGA